ATCACGAACTGGGCAAGCACGCCCTGACCCACTGGCGCATCGTCGAGCGCTGCGGCGACTGGTGCCGGGTCGAGCTCACGCCCATCACCGGCCGTTCACACCAGTTGCGCGTGCATATGCTGTCCATCGGCCATCCGCTGCTGGGCGATCGTCTCTACGCCCATGAGCAGGCCCTGGCAGCCCATGAGCGCTTGTGCCTGCACGCCAGCATGCTCGCCCTCACCCATCCGCAAACGGGCGAGCGTCTACGCTTCGAATGCCCAGCGCCGTTCTGACAACTCCCGCTCCTCACGCCCGTAGGGTGCGCCGTGCGCACCAGCAAAGGCGATCGGGCGATCTCAGACCGCAAACGCGCAGCGCACCTTACCCGCGGATAGTCTGAAACTATCGCCCCAAACAAGTGCGCAGCCGGCACAGCGCGATGCAAATTGGTTACACTCGCGCCATCGTTGCCCGGAGTCCCTATGCGCGAAGAACTGATCCAAGGCTTGCTCGATTTTCTCAACGCCTCGCCGACGCCTTTCCATGCCACCACCAGCCTGGCCATGCGCCTAGAAGCCGCGGGTTACCGCCATCTAGACGAACGCGCGCCCTGGCAGACCGAAGCCGGCGGCCGCTATTACGTGACCCGCAACGACTCCTCGATCATCGCTTTCAAGCTGGGCAAGCGCCCGGCCGTCGATGGCGGCATTCGCCTGGTCGGTGCCCATACCGACAGCCCCTGCCTGCGCGTCAAGCCGAATCCGGAACTACAGCGCCAGGGCTTCTTCCAGCTCGGCGTGGAAGTCTACGGCGGCGCCCTGCTCGCCCCCTGGTTCGACCGCGACCTATCGCTGGCCGGCCGCGTGACCTACCGCCGCGACGGCAAGGTCGAAAGCCAACTGATCGACTTCTACCAGCCCATCGCCGTGATCCCCAGCCTGGCCATCCACCTCAACCGCGAGGCCAACCAGGGCTGGGCGATCAATCCGCAGAACGAGCTACCACCGATCCTGGCCCAACTGGCCAGCAGCGAAACCGCCGACTTCCGCGCCCTGCTCGCCGAACAGCTGGCCATGGAGCACGACTTCAACCCGGACGCAGTGCTGGACTATGAACTGAGCTTCTACGACACCCAGAGCGCCGCCATCGTCGGTCTCAACCAGGATTTCATCGCCAGCGCACGCCTGGACAATCTGCTGTCCTGCTACGCCGGCCTGCTGGCACTGATCGAATCCGATGACGAGGAAACCTGTGTACTGGTCTGCACCGACCACGAAGAAGTCGGCTCCTGCTCCGCCTGTGGCGCCGACGGCCCCTTCCTCGAACAGGTGCTGCGCCGCGTACTACCTGGCGGCGATGCTTTCGTTCGCACTATCCAGCGCTCGCTGCTGGTGTCGGCGGACAACGCTCACGGCGTACACCCCAACTACGCCGACAAGCACGACGGCAACCACGGGCCCAAGCTCAACGCCGGCCCGGTGATCAAGATCAACAGCAACCAGCGCTACGCCACCAACAGCGAGACCGCCGGTTTCTTCCGCCACCTGTGCCTGGAAAACGAAGTGCCGGTGCAGAGTTTCGTGGTGCGCAGCGACATGGGCTGCGGCTCCACCATCGGCCCGATCACCGCCAGCCAGCTTGGCGTGCGCACGGTCGACATCGGCCTGCCCACCTTCGCCATGCACTCGATCCGCGAACTGGCCGGCAGCCATGATCTGGATCACCTGGTGAAAGTGTTGACCGCCTTCTATTCCAGCAGCGACCTGCCTTGAGGCCCGAGATGATCGAACATATCCGCAACAGCCTGCAGGAAGCCCAGCGCGCGCTGGAGGCCTTCCTCGCCAACGAGCAGACCCTGGGCAACATCCAGAAGGCCGCTGAACTGCTGGTCGAAAGCTTCGAGAACAAGGGCAAGGCGTTTTCCTGTGGTAATGGCGGCTCGATGTGCGACGCCATGCACTTCGCCGAGGAACTGACCGGGCGCTACCGCAAGAACCGTCCCGGCATCGCCGCCGTGTCGATCAGCGACCCCAGCCATATCAGCTGCGTGGCCAACGACTTTGGTTACGACTTCATCTTCTCGCGCTACATCGAGTCCCACGGCCGCGCAGGTGACGTGTTGATCGCCATCAGCACCAGCGGCAAGAGCCCGAACGTGGTCAAGGCCGCCGAAGCGGCCAAGACGCTGGGCGTGAAGGTGATCGCCCTGACCGGCAAGCCCGGCTCGCTGCTGGAAAGCCTGGCCGACGTGTGCATCTGTGCCCCGGGCGGCGACTTCGCCGACCGCGTACAGGAACTGCACATCAAGACCCTGCACATCCTCATCGAGCTGATCGAGCGCAAGCTCAGCCCGCAGAACTACGCCTGAGAATGGGTAGAGTGGGCCGGGCGGCGATCCGCTTCAGCCCATCGTCGGCTTACATGAGGCGTGGGCTGACTGGTGGGCTGAAGCCCACCCTACTCGACTGGGCGATATTCGCGTTGCGCCAATGCTGGGTTACGCCACTGCTGATGTGGTGGTGTGATCAACAAGGTGACAGGCGCCCCTCTCCTGAACTGCCAGCCCTGTAGGAGCGAGCTCTGCTCGCGAACAGCAGCAGCAAAAGTTTCGCGAGCAGAGCTCGCTCCCACAAAAGCGCGAGTCAGGCGGCGCGCAGGCGCTTCGGGGTCAGCCCCATGTAACGGCGCATCGCCGTGGTCAGGGCGCTCTGGCTGGAAAAGCCACATTCCTCGGCGATGCGTACCAGCGGCAGATTGCTCTCACGCAGCATTCGCGCAGCGCGGTCGAGACGGGTCTTGAGCAGGTACTGATGCGGGGTCAGGCCGACACTGTCCTTGAACAGGGCATGAAAGTGGCTGGGGCTCAGGCACATCTCCTGAGCCAGTTCGGCAACACTGATCCGCCGGGCCAGATGTTCAGCTATGTAGTCGTTCAGGCGTTGCAGATCCAGTGTCCCTTGCGGCTGCCTGCGCTGCTCGCCGAACAGGCGCAGGTGCAAGGCCCGCAGCAGGACGCCACCAAGAGAACGTGCGAGGATCGGGTCGCTGCCATAGCGTTCCAGTTCGGCGCCGGCATAGGTCAGAAGGTGCTGAAAATCGACATCAAGGGCGGGATAGCGCGGTGTTTCGAACAGACGGTGGAGCAGCTCCAGGTCTTCACTGGGGGTGTCCTGCTCGTCCAGATCCAGAATCAGCATGCGGTTGTCGCCCATGCCGGCGAACTGGTGAGCGGCGTCGCCTGGCACCAGACAGGCGCGCATGCGACAGACCTCCCCACCGCGGCCGCCGACTTCAAATTCGGCGCGCCCGATCAAGGACATCACCAGCTGATGATGATCGTGGGCATGTTCATGGGCCTGTTCATCCAGGCGGATCACACGGGCTTGCAACATCGCAAAAGACTGGCGGCACGAAACAAGGGTTGCACTTTACTCCTTTCAGAGGGAAAACGCCGCAACCTCCCATCAGCGAGATGGTTGCACCTATAGCAACCTGAAAGAAAACGCACCACTGCATACCATCAGGCGCCATTAACGTGCACTTACCAAGCGTTTATCAGACCATATTCCACAGTTGCGGCAACTGGCAGGAGAGTTGCCTCGAACCTGTAATCGGTACAACAAGCGAGCCCCAATGAGTGACGCAACACTGATTCTCCTCCTGCTGGCCCCGTTGCTGGCACTGGCCGATGGCCTGTTGCGACGCGTGCGAACGCGTCGTGACCACGCAGGCAAACAGGCGGACGCCGATATCGTACGGCGATGCCTCGACCTGCTTCAGGCATTGCAGAAACACCGCGGCCTGGGCGCACAGCAGGACGCCGATGGTGTAGCCCAGCGCAACGCGCTGGCGCACCAGCTAGACGGGCTCTGGCTTGGCTGGTCCGACACCGACCTGCAATTGCCGCCACTGCAGCAGCACTGGCCACGGCTACGCCGCAACCCAGCCGACTTCGATGCGCATTGCCGGCTGATCGAGGCATTGCTGGGCGTGATCGAACAGTTCGAAGATCGCCTCTACCGTCACCATCACCACCCTGGCGTTCGTGGTCTTGGCGAGTCCTGCCGCTCGCTTGAAGACCTCGCCAGGCTGCGCGGTCTGACCGTACGCGCGGCCAACTACCAACGCTGCCCGCCCGGTTTGCAGATGCAACTGCGCTTTCTCTGCAACCGGCTGTTCGACCAGGAACAGGATCCGCACCTGCTCGCCCTGCTCGAACGCCTGCAGAGCGACCTGATCGAGGCACCGCGAATTCGCCTCACCCCAGGCGAATGCTTTGCCTTGCTCACTCCGCTGATCGAACAGCGCCTGCTGGGCATTCGCCTGACTCTTGAGTGAACCGTTGAAATAACCCTGCGGTCGCCCCATGTCGCTCCCAACGTACACGTAAAGGTGCTCCATGAACGATCAGGACAACACCCCGGAAACCGTCGAAGTTCACGTCCAGGCCGATAGCACCGGCCTGGTATTGCCCGCGCAGCAGTTGCCGGACAAGCTCTACATCATCCCCATCCACAACCGCCCGTTCTTCCCGGCGCAGGTGTTGCCGGTGATCGTCAACGAGCAACCCTGGGGCCGAACCCTCACCCGTGTTGGCAACACCGAGCACAAGTGCATGGCGGTGTTCTTCGTCGACACCCCACCGGACGAGCACGGCGAGTTCGATCTCGACAGCCTGCCCGAACACGGCACCCTGGTGCGTGTGCACCATGTCAGCGAGGAAGGTGGCAAGCTGCAGTTCGTTGCCCAGGGTCTGACCCGTGTGCGCATCCGTGGCTGGCTCAGCCGCCGCGGCCCGTACCTGGCCGAAGTCGAATATCCGCAGGCGCCCAACGACCCGCGCGACGAGGTCAAGGCCTATGGCATGGCGCTGATCAACGCGATCAAGGAGCTGCTGCCGCTCAACCCGCTGTACAGCGAAGAGCTGAAGAACTACCTGAACCGCTTCAGCCCCAATGATCCGTCGCCGCTCACCGACTTCGCCGCCGCGTTGACCACCGCCCCGGGCCGCGAGCTGCAGGAAGTGCTCGATACCGTGCCCATGCTCAAGCGCATGGAGAAGGTGCTGCCGCTGCTGCGCAAAGAAGTCGAGGTCGGCCGCTTGCAGAAAGAGCTGTCGGCTGAAGTGAACAAGCAGATCGGCGAGCGCCAGCGCGAGTTTTTCCTCAAGGAACAGCTCAAGCTGATCCAGCAGGAACTGGGCATCAGCAAGGACGACAAGAGTGCCGACCGCGAGGAATTCCTCGCCCGCCTCGAAGGCAAGACCCTGCCGGCGCAGGCGCAGAAACGCATCGACGAGGAGCTGAACAAGCTGTCGATCCTCGAAGCCGGCTCGCCTGAGTACGCCGTCACGCGCAATTATCTGGACTGGTCCACCGCTCTGCCCTGGGGCATTCATGGCCAGGACAAGCTCGACCTGGGCCACGCGCGCAAGGTGCTGGACAAGCACCATGCGGGCATGGACGACATCAAGGAGCGTATTACCGAGTTCCTCGCCGTCGGCGCCTTCAAGGGCGAGATCGCCGGCTCCATCGTGCTACTGGTCGGCCCGCCCGGCGTGGGCAAGACCAGCATCGGCAAATCCATCGCCGAATCGCTCGGCCGGCCGTTCTACCGTTTCTCGGTAGGCGGTATGCGGGACGAGGCGGAGATCAAGGGCCACCGCCGCACCTACATCGGCGCCATGCCCGGCAAGCTGGTACAGGCACTGAAGGAAGCCGAGGTGATGAACCCGGTGATCATGCTCGACGAGATCGACAAGATGGGTACCAGCTACCAGGGCGACCCGGCCTCGGCGCTGCTGGAGACCCTCGATCCGGAGCAGAACGTCGAGTTCCTCGACCACTACCTGGACCTGCGCCTGGACCTGTCCAAGGTGCTGTTCGTCTGCACCGCCAACACCCTAGACTCCATTCCCGGCCCGCTGCTCGACCGCATGGAAGTGATCCGCCTGTCCGGCTATATCACCGAGGAAAAGCTGGCCATCGCCAAGCGCCACCTGTGGCCCAAGCAACTGGACAAGGCCGGCGTGCCGAAGGCGCGACTGTCCATCAGCGATGCAGCGCTGCGTGCAGTCATCGAAGGCTATGCCCGCGAAGCCGGCGTGCGTCAGCTGGAGAAACAGCTGGGCAAGCTGGTGCGTAAATCAGTGGTGAAGCTACTGGACGATCCCGAAGCGAAGATTCGCATTGGCGCCAAGGATCTCGAGCAAGCCCTCGGCATGCCGGTATTCCGCAATGAGCGCGTACTGGCCGGCACCGGGGTGATCACCGGCCTGGCCTGGACCAGCATGGGCGGCGCCACATTGCCGATCGAAGCGACGCGCATCCATACGCTCAATCGCGGTTTCAAGCTCACCGGCCAGCTCGGCGAAGTGATGAAGGAGTCGGCGGAGATCGCCTACAGCTACGTCAGCTCGCATCTGAAGCAGTTCGGCGGCGATCCGACCTTCTTCGACCAGGCCTTCGTCCACCTGCATGTACCGGAAGGGGCCACGCCCAAGGATGGCCCCAGTGCCGGCATCACCATGGCCAGCGCCCTGCTGTCGCTCGCGCGCAACCAGGCGCCGAAGAAAGGCGTAGCCATGACCGGCGAGTTGACCCTCACTGGCCAGGTGCTGCCCATCGGTGGCGTGCGCGAGAAAGTGATCGCGGCGCGGCGGCAGAAGATCCATGAACTGATCCTGCCGGAGGCCAATCGCGGCAGCTACGAGGAACTCCCGGACTATCTCAAGGAAGGCATTACCGTGCACTTCGCCAAGCGCTACAGCGACGTGGCCAAGGTGTTGTTCGACTAGACAGACAGATGTGGGAGCGGGCGTTGCTCGCGAAGCTTTTCAGCCTCGCCAATATTCGCGAGCAGAGCTCGCTCCCACAGCAAGCCGCGCATCTCCAAGGTCGCCACCGACAGGTCTATGCCGCTATGCTGGGCCAGGTTTCGTCGACTGGAGTTCGTCATGCACGCCACCTTGCGCCTGCTTACCCTGCCCGCCCTGGCCCTGCTTACGGCCTGCGCCCATCAATCCGGCACGCTGGAACTGAAGAAGGATCGGCAGTGCCCGCTGACGCTGAACAAGGGTCAGCAGCTGATTCTCAGCCTGCCCAGCAACCCCACCACCGGGTTTCGCTGGGACGTGCGTGATGCTGCGCCGGGCGTGCTGCAGAGCCTCGGCCCCGAGGTCTACAGCAACCCGGAAGACGCTGGGCTGGTGGGTGCTGGCGGCATCTCCACCTGGCGCTTCACCGCACGTGAGCCAGGCGAAGGTCGCCTGCTGCTGACCTACCAGCAACCCTGGGAGCCGAACGTGCCGCCAGCGGAAACCTTCGAGTGTGAAGTGCGGGTTAAGTGAGCAAGCCGAACACGGTAGAGCTTCTGTGGGAAGGGCTTTAGCCGCGACGACTTGACATCAATCGCCGCTAAAGCGCCTCCCACGGTTCCGTGCCACCATCTATTCATTGGCGGGTTGCACCCGCTCTACAGGCTGCAAACGAACAAGGGGCGCATGATGCGCCCCCTCATTTCTATCGTTTCGCGGCTGAAGCCGCTCCTACAATCAGAGGCGTACGCGACCTATGTAGGAGCGGCTTCAGCCGCGAATGGCCTCAGCTCTTGAGCCGGTAGCCGGTCTTGAAAATCCAGCCCACCAGCAGAATGCATAGCGCCAAAAAGCCCAGCACCATCGCCAGGCTGACGCCGACGTTGACATCGGACACGCCGTAGAAGCTCCAACGGAAAGCGCTGATCAGGTACACAACCGGGTTGAACAGGGTCACCGTCTGCCAGGCAGGCGGCAGCATGCTGATCGAATAGAAGGCGCCGCCGAGAAAGGTCAGTGGCGTGACGATCAGCGCCGGGACGATCTGCAGTTTCTCCCAGCCATCGGCCCAGACGCCGATGATGAAACCGAACAGGCTGAAGGTCAGAGCCGTCAGTACCAGGAACGCCGCCATCCAGATTGGATGCTGAATCTCGAAATCGACGAACAGCCTCGCGGTGAGCAGGATGATCAGACCGAGGATCACCGACTTGGTCGCCGCCGCGCCGACATACCCGATGAGAATTTCCAGATAGGACACCGGTGCCGACAGCAGCTCGTAGATACTTCCGGAATACTTGGGCATGTAGATGCCGAACGAGGCGTTGGAAATGCTCTCGGTCAGCAGCGCTAGCATGATCAGGCCGGGAATGATGAAAGCGCCGTAGCTCACGCCCTGTACCTGGGTCATGCTCGAACCGATGGCCGAGCCGAATACCACGAAGTACAGCGAGGTACTGATCACTGGCGTGGCGATGCTCTGCAGCAGGGTGCGCCAGGTGCGCGCCAGCTCGAACAGGTAGATGGCCTTGATGGCATACAGGTTCATGCGCGCGACTCCTCCAGCAGTGACACGAAAATCTCCTCCAGCGAACTCTGGCTCGACTGCAGATCCTTGAAGTCGATGCCGTGCTGAGCCAGGTCGCGCAGCAGTTCGGCGATGCCGGTGTTCTCGTGCTGGGCATCGAAGGTGAACACCAGGGCATGGCCCTGATCGGCCAGTTCCAGGCCATAGCGCGACAGCTCGGCCGGCACGCAGGACAGCGGCTGCTGCAGGTGCAGGGTCAGCTGCTTCTTGCCCAGCTTGTGCATCAGCACCTGCTTGTCTTCCACCAGGATGATGCGGCCCTTGCTAATCACCCCGATGCGGTCGGCCATTTCCTCGGCCTCCTCGATGTAGTGGGTGGTCAGGATGATGGTCACGCCGCGCTCACGCAGGCGCCGCACCATGTTCCACATGTCGCGGCGCAGCTCCACGTCGACGCCAGCGGTGGGCTCGTCAAGGAAGAGAATCTGCGGCTCGTGCGAGAGCGCCTTGGCGATCATCACCCGGCGCTTCATGCCGCCGGACAGTTCCATGATCTTGGCGTTGCGTTTGTCCCACAGCGACAGATCCTTGAGCAGTTGCTCCAGGTAGGCCGGGTCGGGTTTCTTGCCGAACAGGCCACGGCTGAACTTGACCGTCGCCCAGACGGTTTCGAACACGTCGCTGACCAGTTCCTGCGGCACCAGGCCGATCTGCGAGCGGGCCGCGCGGTAGTCACGGACGATGTCCTTGCCGCCGACCAGCACCTTGCCCTCGCCCGGATTGACGATGCCGCAGATGATGCTGATCAGGGTGGTCTTGCCCGCGCCGTTGGGGCCGAGCAAGGCGAAGATCTCGCCCTGGCGAATGTCCAGGTCGATGCCTTGCAGCGCCGGATGGCCGGACGCATAGATCTTGTTCAGTTGCTGGATGGAAATGACCGACTGCACGGTGGATGGCCCCTTGCCTGCGGAAAACGCAACAGTTTACAAGGCATGAGGCACCGACATCAGCGCGCGGAAGAAAAAACGGCGCACTTGTGGTGCGCCGGGGGTACTGCAAGGAGGTAAGGAACGATTGCACCGCTCGTGACGGTGCAACGATAGGCCAGGCAGCGATTGCCAACCCGGCGTATTCAGAACCGTAGGGCGGGTGAACCCCGCCGCCTCGGTTGGCGGGTTGCAACCGCCCTACAATGGAGTCAGCAACTCGCCGGTAGCGATGAAGGCGCGCAGGTTGTCCAGTACCAGATCGGCCATCTGCTGGCGGGTTTCGAGGCTGCCGCTGCCGACGTGCGGCAACAGCACCACGTTGTCCAGCTCGCGCAGCGCCGCCGGCACCTGGGGTTCGCGCTCGAAAACGTCCAGCCCGGCGCCGCCAATCACTTTGCCCTGCAACGCCGTGATCAGCGCGGCCTCATCGACCACCGAGCCACGCGCGACGTTGACCAGAAAGCCATCCGGGCCGAGTGCTTCGAGCACCTCGGCGTTGATCAGGTGATGGGTGGCCTTGCCGCCCGGGCAGGTCAGCACCAGGAAGTCCGCCCAGCGCGCCAGCGCCAGCAGATCCGGCTCGTGCTGGTAAGGGCTGCCCTCGACCGCACGGCGATTGTGGTAACGCACCGGCATGGAGAAACCGGAGGCGCGCAAGGCCACTGCCTCGCCGATGCGGCCAAGGCCGACGATCCCCAGGCGCTTGCCGCTGACCCGACGCGCCAGCGGGAAGCCCGAGGTGCTGCTCCAGGCGCCGCTGCGCACGAAGCGATCAGCCTCGGACAGGCGCCGCGCGCTATCGATCATCAGGCCCATGGCCAGGTCGGCGACGCAGTCGTTGAGCACGTCCGGCGTGGTGCTGAGCACGATGCCGCGATCACGCAGCAGATCCAGCGGATAGGGATCGTAGCCCACACCGAAGCTGCAGATGGCGCGCAGATTGGGCAGCAGCGCGAGCTGGTCAGCCGTGCAGCCGAAGCGTGCCGAGGACACCATGTAGATGAACTGCTCGCCCTGTTCACGCAGGAATGCCAGCGGCTCGGCCTGTTGCCACAGCGCGCTGACCTCGTACTCGTCGGCCAGCTCGCGGTTGAAACGCTCGCTCAGCGGGCCGATCTGCAGCACCTTGGGTTTGCTCATGGTTCCTCCTGTTTGGATCTTGCGATTTACAGCAATTTGCCCGGATTCATCAGCCCGGTCGGATCCAGCGCCTGCTTGACCCGAGCCATCAACTCCAGCTCCAGCGGCGCCTTGTAGTGCTGCGCAGCCAGGCGCTTGGACTGTCCCAGGCCATGTTCAGCGCTGATGCTGCCGGCATAGCGCAGGGTCTGGTCGTAGATCACGCGCATGATCGCCTCGGCCTGCGCCTTGAACGCGACATCCTCGGCGCCGATTGGCTTGCTGATGTTGTAATGCAGGTTGCCGTCGCCGACGTGCCCGTAGGCCACGATGCGCACACCGGGGAAGGCCTGCTGCAGTGCGGCATCGGTAAGTTCGATGAAGTCGGGAATACGGCTGACCGGCACGCTGATGTCGTGCTTGAGGCTCGGCCCTTCGTGGTTCTGCGCCTCCGAGATGCCTTCACGCAACGCCCACAAGGCGCGCACCTGCGCGTCGCTGGCGGCGACCACGGCATCCAGCGCCACGCCCTGTTCGAAGGCAGCACCGAGGCCCTCTTCCAGCAACTCGTTCAAGGGCGCGTTGGGCTGGGTGTCACTCAGCTCGATCAGCACGTACCAGGGATGCGTGTCGGCGAAGGGATCGCTGACACCGGCGACATGGCGCAGGACGAACTCGACGCTTTGCCGCGACATCAGTTCGAAGCCGGTCAGGCGGTCGCCACACAGCCCGCGCATCTGCCCGATCAGCTCGACCGCTGCCTGCGGACTGGGCAGCGCCACCCAGGCGGTGGTCAGGCTGCGCACGGCGGGGAACAACTTGAGCACGGCGGCGGTAATGATGCCCAGGGTGCCCTCGCTGCCGATGAACAGGTGCTTGAGGTCGTAGCCGGTATTGTCCTTGCGCAACCCGCGCAGGCCGTCCCAGATACGCCCATCGGGCAACACCACTTCCAGCCCCAGGGTCAGGTCGCGCATGTTGCCGTAACGCAGCACCGCGGTGCCGCCGGCATTGGTCGCCAGGTTGCCACCAACCGTGCAACTGCCCTCGGCGCCCAGCGACAGCGGGAACAGCCGGCCGACTTCGACGGCAGCCTCCTGCAACTGCTGCAGGATCACCCCCGCTTCGACGGTGATGGTTTCATTACCCACGTCCACTGCACGGATACGCTTCATGCGCGTCAGCGACAGCACGACCTGCGCGCCAGAGTCATCCGGGATCGAGCCGCCGCACAGGCCGGTATTGCCGCCTTGAGGCACCAGGGCGACGCCGGCCTGCGCGCACAGCCGTACCACGGCAGCAACCTCCTCGGTCGACGCCGGGCGCAGCACGGCAGCTGCCTGGCCACGGTAGGCGCCGCGCCAGTCGCTCAGGTAGCTCTGCATGCGCTCGGCGTCAGTGATCAGGCCAGCCTCGCCGACCGCCTCGCGCAATGCCTGGAGCAGATCATCGGACAGGCCACTCATCTCAGGTCACCGGCGCCGGGTTGAACAGCACTAGGTCGTTGTGCAGCCGCAGATGCTCGGCGCAGGTCTGCTTGCGACCGCTGGCCACGTCCAGATAGAGCTGGAAGATGTGCCAGCCCATTTCCTCCAGCGTCATGCGCCCGGAGACGATCTGCCCGGCGTCGACATCGATCAGATCCGGCCAGCGCTCGGCCAGTTGGGTGCGTGTGGCCACCTTGATCACCGGCACCATGGACAGGCCATAGGGCGTGCCGCGCCCCGTGGTGAAGATGTGCAGGTTCATGCCCGCCGCCAGTTGCAGGGTGCCGCAGATGAAGTCGCTGGCCGGCGTGGCGCAGAACCACAGGCCCTTGCCACGAATACGCTCGCCCGGCGCGACAACGCCGGCGATGGTGCCGTTGCCGGACTTGGCGATGGAACCCATGGCCTTCTCGACGATGTTGTTCAGCCCGCCCTTCTTGTTGCCCGGCGTGGTGTTGGCACTGCGGTCAGCCATGCCGCGCGCCAGGTAGCGGTCGTACCAGTCCATCTCGCGGATCAGCGCATCGGCCACTTCGACACTGGCGGCACGCGGGGTCAGCAGGTGGATGCCGTCACGCACTTCGGTGTTCTCACTGAACATCACGGTGGCACCGGCGCGCACCAGCAGGTCGGCGGCCACGCCGAGCGCCGGGTTGGCGGTGATACCGGAGAAGGCATCGCTGCCGCCGCACTGCATACCGACCACCAGTTCGGAAGCCGGTACGGTCTCGCGACGACGCTGGTCGAGCACCTTCAGGCGATCCTCGATCATGCCCATGATCTGCTCGACCATGCCGGTGAAGCCGGTGCCGGAATCCTGCAGGCGGAACAGCCAGTCTTCCTCGTCCATGCCGTTAGTGAGCTGGTCGCCATCCATCAACTGGTTGGCCTGCAGCTTCTCGCAGCCGAGGCTGATCACCAGCGCCTGGCCACCGAGGTTGGGGTTGCGGCTGATGTTGTACAGGGTGCGGATCGGCACCACGGCGTCCGGCGCGTTGATCGCCACGCCGCAGCCGTAGCTGTGCGACAGCGCCAC
The genomic region above belongs to Pseudomonas sediminis and contains:
- a CDS encoding FAD-binding oxidoreductase; translation: MSGLSDDLLQALREAVGEAGLITDAERMQSYLSDWRGAYRGQAAAVLRPASTEEVAAVVRLCAQAGVALVPQGGNTGLCGGSIPDDSGAQVVLSLTRMKRIRAVDVGNETITVEAGVILQQLQEAAVEVGRLFPLSLGAEGSCTVGGNLATNAGGTAVLRYGNMRDLTLGLEVVLPDGRIWDGLRGLRKDNTGYDLKHLFIGSEGTLGIITAAVLKLFPAVRSLTTAWVALPSPQAAVELIGQMRGLCGDRLTGFELMSRQSVEFVLRHVAGVSDPFADTHPWYVLIELSDTQPNAPLNELLEEGLGAAFEQGVALDAVVAASDAQVRALWALREGISEAQNHEGPSLKHDISVPVSRIPDFIELTDAALQQAFPGVRIVAYGHVGDGNLHYNISKPIGAEDVAFKAQAEAIMRVIYDQTLRYAGSISAEHGLGQSKRLAAQHYKAPLELELMARVKQALDPTGLMNPGKLL
- the garD gene encoding galactarate dehydratase; protein product: MQLIPHQDSPRYIRLHPSDNVGVVVNDQGVAAGGQFDDGLTAIEGIPQSHKVALVDIAEGGEVVRYGEVIGYALKSIAAGSWVTEQVLRMPEPPVLDNLPKATIKTAPGEPLEGYTFEGFRNPDGSVGTRNILGVTTTVQCVVGVLDHVVERVRKEVLPKYPNVDDVVALSHSYGCGVAINAPDAVVPIRTLYNISRNPNLGGQALVISLGCEKLQANQLMDGDQLTNGMDEEDWLFRLQDSGTGFTGMVEQIMGMIEDRLKVLDQRRRETVPASELVVGMQCGGSDAFSGITANPALGVAADLLVRAGATVMFSENTEVRDGIHLLTPRAASVEVADALIREMDWYDRYLARGMADRSANTTPGNKKGGLNNIVEKAMGSIAKSGNGTIAGVVAPGERIRGKGLWFCATPASDFICGTLQLAAGMNLHIFTTGRGTPYGLSMVPVIKVATRTQLAERWPDLIDVDAGQIVSGRMTLEEMGWHIFQLYLDVASGRKQTCAEHLRLHNDLVLFNPAPVT